Proteins from one Podospora pseudoanserina strain CBS 124.78 chromosome 1, whole genome shotgun sequence genomic window:
- the CMK2 gene encoding Calmodulin-dependent protein kinase cmk2 (COG:T; EggNog:ENOG503NVBD), with protein sequence MSPSAKFRHVLSSFVSNMLNRLHGQPESYDKKSKYRFGRTLGAGTYGIVREAEGPDGRVAIKIILKKNVRGNERMVLDELDMLQRLKHPHIVKFVDWFESRDKYYIVTELATGGELFDRICQQGKFTEKDASQTIKQVLGAVDYLHKNNVVHRDLKPENLLYLTKEADSDLVLADFGIAKMLGTKDEVLTTMAGSFGYAAPEVMLKQGHGKPVDMWSLGIITYTLLCGYSPFRSENLQDLIDECSACHVVFHDRYWKDVSDDAKDFILKLLKAKPEDRWSSEQALAHPWLSGENATDHNLLPEISAYLTRARLRRGIEMVKLANRIEALKMQEDDPDNSDMPKDATSAANQTRHFQSGKNANEEGSSGGGGSSGEKKEGEQAAGEKRTLSKAIKGAIFREVVMAKVREMKEQEETLKVTGEATGEGSK encoded by the exons atgTCACCTTCAGCCAAGTTTCGCCATGTCCTCTCGAGCTTCG TCTCGAACATGCTCAATCGCCTGCATGGGCAACCTGAGAGCTATGATAAGAA GTCCAAATATCGTTTTGGGCGCACCCTAGGCGCGGGCACCTATGGCATCGTCAGGGAGGCCGAGGGCCCTGATGGCAGGGTTGCTATCAAGATCATCCTGAAGAAGAACGTGCGGGGCAACGAGCGCATGGTCCTCGACGAGCTGGACATGCTCCAACGTCTCAAGCACCCTCACATCGTCAAGTTCGTTGACTGGTTCGAGTCGAGA GACAAGTACTATATCGTCACAGAACTTGCCACCGGTGGAGAGCTGTTCGACAGAATTTGCCAACAGGGCAAGTTCACCGAGAAGGACGCCTCCCAAACCATTAAGCAGGTCTTGGGCGCCGTCGACTATCTCCACAAGAACAATGTCGTTCACAGAG ATCTCAAACCCGAGAACTTGCTCTACCTCACTAAAGAGGCCGATTccgacctcgtcctcgccgaTTTTGGCATCGCAAAGATGCTCGGCACCAAGGACGAGgttctcaccaccatggctggCTCTTTCGGGTATGCCGCCCCCGAGGTCATGCTCAAGCAGGGCCACGGCAAGCCTGTGGATATGTGGTCCCTGGGTATCATCACCTACACCCTCCTGTGCGGTTACTCGCCATTCCGGTCCGAGAACCTCCAGGATCTCATCGACGAGTGCAGCGCCTGCCACGTCGTCTTCCACGACCGGTACTGGAAGGACGTCAGTGACGATGCCAAGGATTTCATCCTGAAGCTGCTGAAGGCTAAGCCTGAAGACCGGTGGTCTAGCGAG CAAGCCCTCGCTCACCCCTGGCTCAGCGGCGAGAACGCCACCGACCACAACTTGCTGCCCGAGATCAGCGCTTATCTCACTCGCGCGCGCTTGCGCAGAGGCATCGAGATGGTCAAGCTGGCCAACCGCATCGAGGCGCTCAAGATGCAGGAAGATGATCCCGATAATTCGGACATGCCAAAGGATGCTACGTCAGCAGCGAACCAGACGCGTCATTTCCAGTCGGGCAAGAATGCTAACGAAgagggcagcagcggcggcggcggcagcagtggagagaaaaaggagggtGAGCAAGCAGCGGGGGAGAAGCGCACGTTGAGCAAGGCGATCAAGGGGGCTATTTTCCGTGAGGTTGTTATGGCCAAGGTCAGGGAAatgaaggagcaggaggagacgTTGAAGGTTACTGGGGAGGCtacgggggaggggtcgaaGTAA
- a CDS encoding hypothetical protein (EggNog:ENOG503P2QX; COG:O), producing MAGFATKRLGKELSKINSTSLPPGIELVSADNFEEWFLDIRVLDNNPLYLNEIYRLKFRFSAQYPIEPPEVTFVKLADRPIPIHPHIYSNGIICLDLLGQQGWSPVQNVESVCMSLQSMLTGNSRNERPAGDEEFVRANRLRPKDIDFYYDDNNV from the exons ATGGCCGGATTCGCGACTAAGCGGCTCGGCAAAGAGTTGTCGAAA ATCAACagcacctccctccctccggGCATTGAACTTGTGTCGGCCGATAACTTTGAAGAGTGGTTCCTGGACATCCGGGTACTCGACAACAATCCTCTTTACCTGAACGAGATCTACAGACTCAAGTTTCGTTTCAGTGCGCAGTATCCCATCG AACCTCCCGAGGTGACGTTTGTGAAGCTCGCCGACCGACCAATCCCGATCCATCCCCACATTTACTCCAATGGAATCATCTGCCTCGATCTCTTGGGACAGCAAGGATGGAGTCCGGTGCAGAATGTTGAGAGTGTGTGCATGAGCCTCCAAAGTATGTTGACGGGCAACAGCAGAAACGAACGGCCCGCGGGTGACGAGGAGTTTGTGCGTGCCAACAGACTGCGCCCCAAGGATATCGACTTCTATTACGATGATAACAACGTctga
- a CDS encoding hypothetical protein (COG:Q; EggNog:ENOG503NV24), which translates to MGPPSRPRSRDSSGAGKRPVRGSSPNIDSRRSNRIPASSSFAKPSSSPASGTSLNTPDWRVKVKESSSPSEDIAAEIVVWTGDTMDVDVPESPTSAPPEMLDIADVAAEDMKMEPGVSPLSSPLSQPASSPSMQPEPLLTEVPPPLSLDVSSAPQLEPTTPLQHDPPPPTPPLSPPAPASAVVISQTVEKDVAPKAEGSSSSVSPASEHSDLSPALSSVSSKATTPVDNESSKEGMAPPAAQPASQIKDKPRRRYDVRPKVSIPPDLPLYEYATQCISGAEASRLNPYALHPEEYSMLRDHISHTQVTTYLNIRNGILRLWVRNPQIAVTRDEAVGCAKDSRWFDVASLSFDWLVRRGYINFGCVEIRSSRKPVPEGPSTRRKQKTIVVIGAGMSGLGCARQLEGLFKQYSRKFREMGEEPPRVVVLEGRSRVGGRVYSRAFTTKPKQVPPHFEGKRYTAEMGGMIITGFDRGNPINILLRGQLGLDYHKLNPDMTIFDSNGKPVDFVRDQMVEKLYNDCLERVSEYKFQQPTSKLIEGNRDLIDEGRDSSAETHRTIRQAEEAAAAQPYAAPVSEQNMAPQVHLVPVSSDRATGKVHTEPGTPGAQKAAHRVRDIGWPLKHGVRDDADLEIDSLTKEPNATLGSVIDKIIPQYRDLVDFTAQDFRLMNWHVANLEYSNATNYNQMSLRGWDIDAGNEWEGAHTMVVGGYQSVPRGLAMLPTPLNLKQKSPVQKITYSPDNTGKATVECEDGYKVEADYVVNTIPLGVLKHGNVQFDPPLPSWKADAISRLGFGVLNKVILVYREAFWNENRDIFGVLRMPSSRHSLEQKDYSSQRGRFFQWFNISKPSGLPVLLALMAGDAGYDTEQSCNDDLVAEATEVLRSVYGSRVPKQPVEAVVTRWASDKFARGSYSSAGPNMEADDYDTMARPIGNLYFAGEHTSGTHPATVHGAYLSGLRAASEVLDAILGPIEIPTPLIVPKDHSSLKRKASEGNQKDGSLEARLRQYEIDMWDHIVSLIDRRPAMPAKPASNAYIFFSKSNYDRARRKLEEGRRPGKGKPSANEVRVMSAKMWKETTEEEKRPFVEMVEEQKRAYAERMEEWKKLGEEWDGKATQLRLKYEREHPVPKAEVGENNKRRKAAAGVESYAEDEEEDEEGGGGGGGGGGGGGGKEDDVVMEG; encoded by the exons ATGGGGCCCCCTTCCCGCCCCCGATCTAGAGATTCTAGCGGTGCTGGGAAACGACCTGTAAGAGGTTCTAGTCCGAATATTGATTCACGACGTTCAAACCGCATACCGGCCAGCTCAAGTTTTGCcaagccatcatcatcacctgccAGCGGCACGTCTTTGAATACCCCTGACTGGAGGGTGAAAGTCAAGGAGTCTTCGAGTCCATCTGAGGATATCGCTGCCGAGATAGTGGTCTGGACGGGAGACACTatggatgtggatgtgccCGAGTCACCCACATCGGCGCCGCCGGAGATGTTAGACATTGCTGATGTGGCAGCTGAGGACATGAAGAT GGAACCTGGCGTGTCGCCATTATCGTCCCCCCTATCTCAACCTGCGTCGTCTCCCTCGATGCAGCCTGAACCTCTTCTCACTGAAGTGCCACCGCCGCTCTCCCTAGATGTTTCATCGGCTCCTCAACTtgaaccaaccacccctctccaacatgatcctccgccacccacccccccattATCACCTCCGGCACCGGCATCTGCAGTAGTAATATCCCAAACTGTGGAGAAAGATGTTGCTCCAAAGGCGGAaggctcatcatcatcagtaTCTCCCGCATCGGAACACTCCGACTTATCACCCGCCCTATCCTCGGTGTCTAGTAAAGCCACCACTCCGGTTGATAACGAAAGCTCCAAGGAGGGCATGGCACCTCCTGCTGCCCAACCCGCCAGTCAAATAAAAGACAAGCCGAGGCGGAGATATGACGTGCGGCCAAAGGTCTCTATCCCGCCTGATCTGCCGCTCTACGAATACGCCACACAGTGCATTTCCGGGGCCGAAGCGTCGAGACTAAACCCTTATGCCCTTCATCCAGAGGAGTACTCGATGCTCCGTGATCATATCAGCCATACACAAGTGACGACGTATCTGAATATCCGTAACGGAATCCTGAGACTTTGGGTCAGAAATCCACAGATCGCTGTCACACGTGACGAGGCTGTTGGCTGTGCCAAAGACTCGAGGTGGTTTGACGTTGCCAGCCTCAGCTTTGACTGGCTCGTCCGTCGCGGATATATCAACTTTGGGTGTGTTGAAATCCGGTCGTCACGTAAGCCAGTGCCCGAAGGCCCATCTACTCGGAGGAAACAAAAGACGATTGTCGTCATCGGCGCGGGGATGTCCGGGCTTGGCTGCGCAAGACAGCTGGAAGGCTTGTTCAAGCAGTACTCGAGGAAGTTTCGCGAGATGGGTGAGGAGCCTCCACGGGTTGTCGTCCTGGAAGGGAGAAGCCGTGTTGGCGGGAGAGTGTATTCCCGTGCTTTCACCACAAAACCAAAACAGGTCCCACCTCATTTTGAAGGCAAGAGATATACCGCAGAGATGGGAGGCATGATTATCACGGGCTTTGATAGGGGCAATCCCATCAACATCCTTCTCAGAGGCCAGCTGGGGCTTGACTATCACAAGCTGAACCCCGACATGACCATTTTCGATTCGAACGGCAAGCCTGTCGATTTTGTACGGGACCAGATGGTGGAGAAGCTCTACAACGACTGTCTTGAGCGGGTCAGCGAGTACAAGTTTCAGCAGCCGACGTCGAAACTGATCGAGGGTAACCGCGACTTGATAGACGAGGGCAGGGATAGTTCGGCGGAAACGCACAGGACGATTCGGCAAGCTGAAGAGGCGGCTGCTGCGCAACCGTATGCGGCGCCCGTGTCGGAACAAAACATGGCGCCGCAGGTTCACCTGGTACCCGTATCGTCGGATCGCGCCACTGGGAAGGTTCACACCGAACCAGGAACCCCAGGGGCTCAGAAAGCGGCGCATAGGGTGAGGGATATCGGTTGGCCGCTCAAGCATGGCGTCAGGGACGATGCTGATCTCGAGATTGATTCTCTTACCAAAGAACCCAATGCCACGCTCGGCAGCGTCATCGACAAGATCATTCCGCAGTACAGAGATCTGGTAGACTTCACGGCGCAGGATTTCAGGCTCATGAACTGGCACGTTGCCAATCTTGAGTACAGCAATGCCACCAACTACAACCAGATGAGCCTTCGGGGGTGGGACATTGACGCGGGAAACGAGTGGGAAGGGGCCCATACgatggttgttggggggtaTCAGAGCGTGCCTAGAGGTCTGGCGATGCTTCCTACGCCATTGAACCTGAAGCAAAAGTCGCCAGTCCAAAAGATTACATACAGTCCTGACAACACGGGTAAAGCCACTGTTGAGTGTGAAGATGGTTACAAGGTGGAGGCGGACTACGTTGTCAACACTATCCCGCTCGGTGTGCTCAAGCACGGTAACGTGCAGTTTGACCCGCCGCTGCCGTCTTGGAAGGCCGACGCCATCAGCCGCCTAGGTTTTGGCGTGCTGAACAAGGTCATTCTTGTGTACAGAGAGGCGTTCTGGAACGAGAACCGCGACATTTTTGGTGTCTTGCGGATGCCATCCAGCCGGCATAGTCTGGAACAGAAGGATTACTCCTCTCAGCGAGGTCGCTTCTTTCAGTGgttcaacatctccaagccGAGCGGGCTGCCTGTTTTGCTCGCGCTCATGGCTGGCGACGCTGGGTATGACACGGAGCAGAGCTGCAACGACGACCTTGTGGCGGAAGCGACAGAGGTTCTTCGCAGTGTTTACGGTTCTAGGGTACCCAAACAACCTGTCGAGGCGGTCGTGACCCGGTGGGCGTCTGACAAATTTGCCCGCGGGAGTTACTCATCGGCGGGGCCAAACATGGAGGCGGATGACTATGACACCATGGCGAGGCCGATTGGGAATTTGTATTTTGCGGGCGAGCACACCAGCGGGACGCACCCTGCCACTGTTCATGGTGCTTATCTGTCGGGACTTCGCGCGGCGTCGGAAGTGCTGGATGCCATACTCGGGCCGATTGAGATTCCTACCCCGCTCATTGTCCCCAAGGACCACTCGTCCCTCAAGCGTAAAGCGTCGGAGGGTAATCAGAAGGACGGCTCCCTTGAGGCTCGGCTGAGGCAGTACGAGATTGACATGTGGGATCACATTGTCTCGCTGATTGACAGGCGGCCTGCGATGCCGGCCAAGCCGGCGAGCAACGCGTACATCTTTTTCAGCAAGTCCAACTACGacagggcgaggaggaagctggaggaggggaggcggCCGGGCAAGGGGAAGCCCTCTGCTAAcgaggtgagggtgatgagcgcaaagatgtggaaggaaacgaccgaggaggagaagaggccgtttgtggagatggtggaggagcagaagagGGCGTATGCGGAAAGGATGGAGGAGTGGAAGAaattgggggaggagtgggatgggaaggCCACCCAGTTGAGGTTGAAGTATGAGAGGGAGCATCCGGTTCCGAAggcggaggttggggagaataataagaggaggaaggcggcggcgggcgtGGAGAGCTatgctgaggatgaggaggaggatgaggaggggggaggaggaggaggaggaggaggaggaggagggggagggaaggaggatgatgtggtTATGGAGGGGTAG
- a CDS encoding hypothetical protein (EggNog:ENOG503P5BF; BUSCO:EOG09264RJL; COG:F) codes for MATQTTIPPPILSTTSPADIASTCETFALSREEFDNLQRSAKEAKSHSYSPYSKFRVGNLIITGANVENASYPVTTCAERTALCKAVTTVHPNSISWASKTLKFKAIAVATDISPPASPCGMCRQAIREFCSVEIPIIMFDGENGYAVLRLKELLPLSFGPEALGKEDLGRRGDS; via the exons ATGgcaacccaaaccaccatcccacccccaatcctctccaccacctccccggcCGACATCGCCTCCACATGCGAGACGTTTGCCCTCTCcagggaggagtttgacaaCCTCCAACGCTCAGCAAAAGAAGCCAAAAGCCATTCCTACTCCCCCTACTCCAAATTCCGCGTCGGCAa TCTCATCATCACAGGCGCGAACGTAGAAAACGCCTCCTACCCCGTCACAACCTGCGCAGAGCGCACCGCCCTTTGCAAAGCCGTCACCACCGTCCACCCCAACTCCATCTCCTGGGCCTCCAAAACCCTAAAGTTCAAAGCCATAGCAGTAGCAACAGACATCTCCCCCCCAGCCTCCCCCTGCGGCATGTGCCGACAAGCCATCCGCGAGTTTTGCTCCGTAGAAATCCCAATCATCATGTTCGACGGTGAGAACGGGTACGCGGTCCTCAGACTAAAGGAACTACTCCCCTTGAGCTTTGGGCCGGAGGcgttggggaaggaggatttggggcggaggggggattCTTAG
- a CDS encoding hypothetical protein (COG:O; EggNog:ENOG503Q4WR), with the protein MATRGYGSAHAPIELSSDSGSDGGSSVSGSDYIERQDQGRQAHTAACEWRTARFHDRECSRYWDCPSHAVERALSEHRQEEAQGRGGDHDMDDGEERPDPGAVSPLSEDDGPDRGAEGNTRPRSPSPEVPASEALPAARNLRTEVPNDSGYSNEQRTASGASAENPIIVVSSPAAAFRRQPRFSESAPGLSRTEPRRTRDGYTSVFQEQDASSGSSGAATPRHQPLLPSRGDPSGELILPRWQPDAEVTYCPICNAQFSIFVRKHHCRKCGRVVCASCSPHRITIPYQYIVQPPGAPRIFPQGAAMPPSDRDGWYPSLSGGERVRLCNPCVPDPNTTPPQALGADNGNADTAEGASPGSNRWSFYFGGAQPAPTSTTHARSRSVTMPQQPGAPSSSRPQNLTYSQDTLNRILSGTPPVYFPAASGSSSRRHRPYPGPQRYQSMLNMEGSSSTVMAGPSDHHPHSSRQLPAAPQIAEEDECPVCHRELPPRTLPNYEAVREAHINMCITSHSAYGGTSSAPPGENPLPPPPPRRTGMFPYTATEKDCVDSAECSICLEEFEVGVAMARLECLCRFHRACIGAWWERHPGRCPMHSHDGFGY; encoded by the exons ATGGCTACACGAGGCTACGGCTCGGCCCACGCCCCCATCGAGCTCAGCAGCGATTCTGGTTCCGACGGAGGTTCGTCCGTGAGCGGCAGCGACTACATAGAAAGACAGGACCAAGGGAGACAGGCTCACACTGCCGCGTGCGAGTGGCGGACAGCAAGATTCCATGATCGGGAATGCTCACGCTACTGGGATTGTCCGTCGCATGCTGTTGAGCGCGCGCTCTCTGAACATCGTCAGGAAGAGGCACAGGGGCGAGGCGGAGATCACGATATGGATGACGGCGAAGAGAGACCTGATCCTGGGGCTGTCTCGCCTCtgagtgaggatgatgggccTGACCGTGGAGCTGAGGGTAACACAAGGCCGAGGTCTCCGTCTCCAGAGGTGCCGGCATCCGAGGCTCTGCCGGCTGCCAGAAACTTGAGAACTGAAGTGCCTAACGATTCCGGGTATTCGAATGAACAACGCACAGCATCTGGGGCGAGTGCAGAAAATCCAATCATTGTGGTTAGCAGTCCTGCGGCTGCCTTCCGGAGACAACCCAGGTTCTCAGAGTCAGCGCCAGGGCTGTCAAGGACAGAACCAAGGCGGACAAGAGACGGTTACACTAGCGTATTCCAGGAACAGGATGCGAGTTCAGGTTCCTCCGGTGCTGCCACCCCGAggcaccaaccccttctGCCTTCTCGTGGGGATCCTAGCGGCGAGTTGATACTGCCAAGATGGCAGCCAGACGCTGAAGTGACCTACTGCCCTATATGCAACGCTCAGTTCAGCATATTTGTTAGAAAACATCATTGCCG CAAATGTGGGCGTGTTGTTTGCGCTTCATGCTCCCCGCACCGCATCACGATACCCTACCAGTATATCGTTCAACCTCCTGGCGCTCCCCGTATATTCCCGCAAGGAGCCGCGATGCCGCCTTCGGACCGCGACGGATGGTATCCAAGTCtgagtggtggtgaaagAGTGAGACTGTGCAATCCGTGTGTGCCAgaccccaacaccactccACCGCAAGCCTTGGGAGCGGACAACGGAAATGCAGACACAGCAGAAGGCGCCAGCCCTGGTTCGAACCGGTGGAGCTTCTATTTTGGCGGCGCTCAGCCTGCACCTACAAGCACCACTCATGCTAGAAGCAGGAGCGTCACGATG ccgcagcagccaggtgcgccatcatcctcacgTCCGCAGAACCTCACCTACTCGCAAGACACACTGAACCGGATTCTCTCTGGCACCCCGCCGGTCTACTTTCCTGCCGCCAGCGGATCAAGTTCCCGTCGTCATCGACCATATCCGGGACCGCAGCGCTACCAGTCTATGTTGAACATGGAGGGATCATCTTCTACCGTCATGGCTGGCCCGTCagaccaccatcctcacagCTCAAGACAGCTCCCTGCCGCCCCCCAAATtgccgaagaagacgaaTGCCCTGTTTGCCACCGTGAACTACCGCCTCGAACTCTCCCCAACTATGAAGCCGTGCGGGAGGCCCACATCAACATGTGCATCACCTCACACAGCGCATACGGCGGGACAAGCAGTGCTCCGCCAGGAGAGAACCCGttaccgccaccgccgcctaGAAGGACGGGGATGTTTCCGTACACGGCCACAGAGAAGGACTGCGTGGACTCGGCTGAGTGTTCCATCTGTCTGGAAGAGTTTGAAGTGGGTGTTGCGATGGCGAGGCTGGAGTGCTTGTGCCGGTTCCACAGGGCGTGCATTGGGGCTTGGTGGGAGAGGCACCCGGGACGGTGTCCGATGCATTCGCACGATGGTTTTGGGTATTaa
- the VPS33 gene encoding Vacuolar protein-sorting-associated protein 33 (BUSCO:EOG09261LV7; COG:U; EggNog:ENOG503NVCM) codes for MAPQPEFDTEHIRDKARRDLLHLLEGVRGKKNLVIEEKLAGPLGVIVKASTLREYDVDKIFFLENKNTDTSNRNVVFIARGESARNAHAIADQITRLQREAQTPLEFHVFWVPRRTLLSDKILEEAGVLGDTNVAELPLYFFPLDKDVLSLELDDSFRDLYLAKDPTPVFLLARALMGIQQKHGLFPRIVGKGDNAKRVSDLLLRMRQELLAGEDVGEAGKVGLSPSTTTENIIIIDREVDFVTPLLTQLTYEGLIDELFGIQNNQTDVDSTIVGAAPQPGPQAGSTTAPTATDGQTRKRKIQLDGSDKLFAQLRDTNFAVVGTQLHKIARRLQSDFDSRHSSKTTAELREFVQKLPGYQAEQQSLKIHTGLTEEIMKYTQTELFTKLLEVQQNLAAGADPSSQFDAIEELIARDTPLPQVLRLMCVYSCISGGIKSKELDHFRRLILQGYGYQHLLTLHNLERLQMFLSRSSPLASMIPMTGSAGATGNKTNYTYLRKQLRLIVDEVNEEDPNDIAYVYSGYAPLSVRLVQCILQKQYLLSLTRGNGVTSAAGPAGSGAQGWRGFDDAVKHARGQTFDEVQKGEDKAVKARALLSGGGEQKTVFVVFVGGISFTEIAALRFIAKQEEGKSDHIPDM; via the exons atggcTCCTCAACCGGAGTTTGACACAGAACATATCAGAGACAAGGCGCGGAGGGATCTGCTTCATCTTCTCGAAGGG GTTCGTGGAAAGAAGAACCTCGTCATTGAGGAGAAGCTCGCCGGCCCGCTCGGTGTGATAGTCAAGGCCTCGACTTTACGTGAATACGATGTCGACAAGATCTTCTTTCTTGAGAACAAGAACACGGATACCAGCAACCGCAATGTCGTCTTCATTGCCCGCGGCGAGTCTGCCCGCAACGCTCATGCGATAGCCG ACCAGATTACTCGCCTTCAGCGAGAGGCGCAGACCCCACTCGAATTCCATGTGTTCTGGGTGCCTCGGCGGACGTTACTTTCTGACAAGATCTTGGAGGAAGCTGGAGTCTTGGGAGACACCAATGTCGCCGAACTCCCGCTCTACTTCTTTCCCCTGGATAAAGATGTCTTGTCCCTAGAGCTTGACGATTCGTTCCGCGACCTTTATTTGGCCAAAGACCCCACGCCCGTTTTCCTGCTCGCCCGCGCCTTGATGGGCATCCAACAAAAGCATGGACTGTTTCCTCGTATTGTCGGCAAAGGCGACAATGCCAAAAGGGTTTCCGATCTTCTTTTGCGCATGAGACAAGAGTTACTCGCCGGCGAAGATGTTGGCGAGGCCGGCAAGGTTGGGCTCAGCCCCAGCACAACAACTGAaaacatcatcattatcGACCGAGAAGTCGATTTTGTTACACCTCTTCTCACCCAGCTCACTTACGAAGGGTTGATCGACGAACTGTTTGGCATTCAAAATAACCAAACCGATGTTGATTCGACGATAGTTGGCGCAGCACCACAGCCTGGACCTCAAGCCGGATCGACGACAGCCCCGACGGCAACAGATGGGCAGACGAGAAAGCGCAAGATACAGCTGGACGGCTCTGACAAGTTGTTTGCGCAGCTTCGCGACACCAATTTCGCCGTCGTAGGCACTCAGTTGCACAAAATAGCCCGACGACTCCAAAGCGATTTTGATAGCAGACACAGTTCAAAGACGACAGCGGAGCTTAGGGAATTCGTGCAAAAGCTACCCGGATATCAGGCAGAGCAACAGAGCCTGAAGATACACACGGGCCTTACAGAAGAAATCATGAAGTATACGCAGACTGAGCTCTTTACGAAGCTCCTTGAGGTGCAGCAGAATCTGGCAGCAGGAGCGGATCCATCTTCGCAATTTGATGCCATTGAGGAGCTCATAGCGCGGGACACACCATTGCCTCAAGTTTTGAGACTGATGTGTGTTTACTCTTGCATCTCGGGGGGCATCAAGAGCAAAGAGCTGGACCACTTTCGGCGACTTATACTTCAAGGGTATGGATATCAGCATCTGCTGACCCTCCATAACCTAGAACGGCTCCAGATGTTTTTATCCAGGTCATCCCCTCTGGCATCCATGATTCCCATGACAGGCTCTGCGGGTGCGACTGGAAATAAAACCAACTACACATATCTCCGCAAGCAGCTCCGGCTCATTGTGGACGAGGTCAACGAAGAAGACCCCAACGATATTGCCTACGTCTATAGCGGCTACGCCCCTTTATCGGTTCGACTTGTCCAATGCATTCTCCAGAAACAATATCTACTTTCCCTCACAAGAGGGAACGGGGTGACGAGTGCGGCTGGACCGGCTGGAAGTGGAGCACAGGGATGGCGCGGATTCGACGACGCTGTCAAGCATGCTCGAGGCCAGACGTTCGACGAGGTCCAAAAGGGCGAGGACAAGGCTGTCAAAGCCAGGGCGTTGTTAtcgggaggtggtgaacaAAAGACGGTCTTTGTGGTGTTCGTGGGCGGCATCAGTTTCACTGAGATTGCCGCACTGCGGTTTATTGCAAAACAGGAAGAAGGCAAGTCGGACCATATACCCGACATGTAG
- a CDS encoding hypothetical protein (EggNog:ENOG503PI9H): MQFKSFFTVLAAGLTMMVAAEEDITTTETSTLTQTQTVTITQCNPTISNCPGHTTTSVETSTSTLTTWTFPLSNSTISVGPTATSKFSIITSRPVVTETSIVEVPEEPTGTTPAPAESSVVEGAAAGLAASHATVLLGVLGAGIALLA, from the coding sequence ATGCAGTTCAAGAGCTTCTTCACCGTTCTGGCCGCCGGCCTCACCATGATggtcgccgccgaggaggacatcaccaccaccgagaccTCGACCCTCACCCAGACCCAAACCGTCACCATCACGCAGTGCAACCCAACTATCTCCAACTGCCCCggccacaccaccacctctgtcgagacctccacctccaccctcaccacctggaccttccccctctccaactccaccatctcggtcggtcccaccgccacctccaagttcagcatcatcacctcccgcCCGGTCGTCACCGAGACCTCCATCGTTGAGGTGCCCGAGGAGCCAACAGGCACCACCCCTGCTCCGGCCGAGTCCAGCGTCGTCGagggcgccgccgccggcctcgCCGCCTCGCACGCTACCGTTCTCCTCGGTGTTCTCGGTGCCGGTATTGCTCTCCTCGCTTAA